TCTCAACACTGTGATCAGATGGTCCTAATATGTTTGTGCCTGAGCCTACCTCAATGTAAGGTGACACGTTCCACATAACGTTATCATGAACGTTAATTGACCCTTTTGCATTCCAATTTCCAACGCCTGCGCTGCTGCTTGATCCTTTGTAATCATGCATAATGTTGTGATGGACATTCACATTTGTCAGTGTATTTTCCAGTTCAACACAGCACCATCCGGACCCGGCACTACCTGTGAAGGTGTTATGATCCACTTCAATATTTGCACAGTTGTCTATCCTGACTCCTGTGTTGGTCTGAACCTCAACATAGCAGTTATACATTCTGGAATCCTTGGTGCCGGACAAAAATGCCACGCCATCGTGTCCGGAGGATTTCATTCTGCAATTATATACCTCTATTCCAGAACTTCTACTGATTCTGACACCGTCACCATACAGATAGCGGGTGAATAATATGTCATGTACTTTGCTATTAGTCGAAGACGTGAGCTTTATGCAGTTTCGATAGTCTCCATGACCTCCGTCACTTGGTCCAGTTGCTGCACTTTTGAATTGAAGGTTAGATACTTCAACGTTAGAAACACCTGACCCGAATACATATGCAGGTGATCCCTCGGAGTTACAAACCGAACCTGTAGCATAGATTATTGTACTGTCACCTGCACCTTTCAGTACTACATTAGATTTCAAAATTATAGGTGCACTTATCTGATAAGTGCCAGTACCAAGGAGAACATATCCCGGGTTACTTGATGTTGCTCCTGATGCTACAGAATTTATTGCATTATTAATTGCAGTTTGAGCATCTGTCCCAGATGTCGGATTTACAGTTATTGTATTCTGTGCGCCTAACGTAGTGGGTACGGTTGTTAAAATAAGGCATATTGCTAGGAATAGGATTCCTAGATTCTTTTTTAGCATCGTATCACCTTTGGGTTGGATTTGGAATTTGAGAAGACTCAAAAAACCTAGAAGAGTTGTATATTTCCCCAACAGTTGATACGGTTGTTAAACTAAATGTCAGGAATAGGGTTCCTAGATTATTTTTTAGCATCGTATCGCCTCTGTATTGGATTTAGAATATGAGTACACTCAAAAAACTCCAGGATAATTGTATACTCTTTCCCAGATATTTCTCAAAATTCCATATTACGTACTCGTAATATTTTTCCGAACTATCTAATTAGACCAGGTCTATATCAAATATCTAATTATATCGGGTCTATACGGTAATTCAAAAATTCTAATTACGTCTGCGTAATATTTTTGAATCTATCCAATTTGGTTCTCTGCGTTTTGTGGGGCGGACACGGTGCAGAGGATTTTCCACTCTCTATCTTCACTGTTAAAAGTGATTAATTTTTTGGAGGTGGACGGACATAAGAAGCTCTGACTCTAAACTTTTATTTATAATTTGTCATAATTACAGGATATTTATAGGTCAAATTTCCTGTTTTTGTCAGCCATGGCTTTTAGCCCGGTCAACTCATCTGCGGAACTTTTGTTTACTTATTTAATGCTGAGTTAACTTTGAAATGTATGTGGTTCTATTATAATATTTTTTCGATATTTTTTCAAATATATTTATACCTTTTTGGGGTACTTTATCTTCCCGTACTCCCTTTTTGACAAACATATTGGTAGCTGCAGATACATCTATAACTGGGCTTTATACCTGAAAACAAAAACGTATGAGAAGACTGAAAAATCGATATTTCAGATTGATATAAACAAAAAACCAAACATGATAGAGGTATAAAAGTTGCCGTGAACATCATAAAATTTGCTCTCCTATGTAAAAACTTAATAGGGTCAAAAAATTTGCTCCCCTATGTAAAAACTTAATAGGGTCACAACACCTGTGGAATGTGGTAGAAATCCAGACTTCTTTTTTCCAGGCAAAGAATTGAATTCATGAAGGTAATTACTTTACTTTGAGCCCCAGTAGTTCAGTGAGTGCCTTACTAGCTGATCTATGGGAAATAAATCCTATTAATAGGCAATACCTGGTGAATTTTATTTGTCTTGTTCTCGCCGTTAAAGTCCTGTTTCCCTAATTTAGTGCTTTTTAGCTCTTTTTTTTATTGTGGTATTTCAAAAAATTTTTATACTCTTAAGGTATTAGTTTATGTAGGGAGGCTTTCTAAGCCAGTGGGGAATGCATTGTTGCTAAATTCTCATTCTTAGTCAGACTCCCGGTCCAGTTTCACGATATCTGCAAATACAGCTCGGGGTGAGGGGTTTAATGAATGGTAGTCTTTCAGTTACGGTAGATCTTGAAGATTGGTATCATATTCCTTCTGTCTGTAGTTCTCCGTTTTCGGTTTACAGGAATGTGGATGAATTCTTCAAGAACTGGACTGGCAGGTATGATTTCTTGAGTGAGCCCACAAAAAGTGTTCTGGACCTTCTTGATGAGTTCAACATAAATGCTACTTTTTTTGTCGTTGCAGATACCATCGAACACTACCCTGGATTGGTGGAGTCAATTGTAGATAGGGGACACGAGCTTGCCTGCCACGGGCTAAATCATGCCTGTAAAATCGATCCTCATACAAAAAAACAGTTAATGAGTGTGGAGGAATTTGAGCAAAGAACTCGGGTTGCAAAGAAAATGCTAGAAAAAATCAGCGGAGAAAAGCTGATAGGTTACAGGGCACCAAATGCGTTGGTAGGTGGATGGATGGTTAATTCCCTTGAAAAGTTGGGATTCAAGTATGATTCATCTGTTTCAGTAAATTCCTTTTACAACAAAACAGATTCAGCCCTTAATACCGTTTCTTCCTTCCCCTATTATCCAGAGAAGAACGAACTTGAAGCAGGCAGTGACCGGAACTTTATTGAATTTCCATGGGCTTATTGTCAACATGGATTCAAGTTCCCCGCATCAGGCGGCCCTATGCTTCGGTTCCTGGGCTCGTCATTTATATTGAACGGGCTTATGCAGAGTCTTAAAAGAGGACATACAATATTCTATTTCCATCCACTGGATATCTCCTGTGCCAGATTCCCATCTCTTGGAAATAAAAGGCCCTTTTACTGGTGCATGAAGGGGAGATTTGTTGAACAAAGGATCAGACATATTCTGGGTAAACTGAGCGAAGTTGAGAAAATATGCTTGAGGGATTATTCAGGAATATCATGTATTTGAAAACTTCCTGATTCTCAAAGTAGAATGGTCTACAGAAAGGTCCGTAGAAAGGTCAGGCAAGATTTTGCCGTTTCTTGCTCCCTTAATATATTTTAAATTCTGAATACCTCCCCATACAAAGGTACATAGTCAGGAAGTCTAAGATAGTCAGGGAGTCTAAGATAGTCAGGGAGTCTAAGATAGTCAGGAAGTCTAAGATAGTCAGAAAGTCTAAGATAGTCAGGGAGTCTAAGATAGTCAGAAAGTCTAAGATAGTCAGGAAGTCTAAGATAGTCAGAAAGTCTAAGATAGTCAGGAAGTCTAAGATAGTCAGGAAGTCTAAGATAGTCAGGAAGTCTAAGATAGTCAGGGAGTCTAAGATAGTCAGGGTTCATAAGAAACCAACCCCCTAATTCTTATTATTTTTTTGAAGTAACAGCTCAAGGCTGTATGATGTTATCCACATTTCTGTGTTATCCATATTTCTATGTTATCCATATTCTCTTTTCCAATTTTCCAGGCTTCTATTCTCACACTCCTTACCATTATTAAATAACCAGGATTTATGACATCATTTTTATATATCTTGACAAAATAACGGGAGTATGAATAAGGTATGTAAATTGCATCCATAATAGCCCGAAAACCTTTAATTCATGAGGATTTTTTCTTATGAGGAAATTAATTCTTTTGAGAACCAGTATATAACCTGCTCATCGGGCACAACAATTAATTTTTTGAGAACCAGTATATAACCTGCTCATCGGGCACAACAATTAATTATTTGTTGAGAAATTGGATACACGAAAAATAAAAAGGAAAAAAACAAAAGAAATTTTTAGATGGAAGGAAATTTTGAGCACGGAAGTTTACCTGCTTCAGGATCCTGTGAAAGCAGACTCTATGGAAGTATAGATGCTGCTTCAGGAAAATCCTTATATAATGGTATGGAAACTGGACTCTGTAACTTTCCGGAAGGATGGGGGACATATTGTCTAAACTCAACAATAATATCTTAAATCTGATAACATCGGTATCTCTATTACTACTCGTTTACAGTCTTTTTGTTCTCAGAGGAATCCGGCCTGAAGGATACGCAGTTAGTATCTATGGACAGCTTCCTTTCCATTTTTACCTGGTCCTGCTCGTATGTTACCTTTCTGCCTGTTTTCTGCTTCTTGCATATAAAAAGATTAGTGCAGTCTTCACACTGATATTTGTTCATATTATTGTATTAATAATTCCATATATGCTTGGTTACGCTTCAGTAGGCAGGGGGGATGAATTCTCATACCTGGTTCTGGCAGGAAATACAGGGGGTTTTGATTCTTCAGGTCTTTCTAGCTTTTTAGATTTCTCCCCTACCGGTCCTTTACTGATCTCAGCTCTGACTCTGGTCTCCGGAATGAAGACACAGGCACTATCTTACTTTTTACCGGTTTTCTTTTCGATTATGTTTATTGCCGGCATGTTTCTGTTCTACCGGGGTTTTATGAGCCGGATAAAACTGGTTTCGGTAACTTTTCTCTCCTCGGTCATTCCATACTTCGGGCATTTCCAGGTATCAACGATCCCCTACTATCTCGCTTTCTGCCTCGTTCCGATCTATCTTCTTTTGCTGTGGAATGCAATCTCCAATCAAAACAGGACGATGATGGTTGTTTGTTTGCTCTTTATGATACCTTTACTTCCGTTAGCTCATCCTTTTATCTTCACTTACCTGGTATTTTTCGCTCTACTGCTCATTTTTGCAGGTAAAGCCATGCGATCAGGACTCCTTAAAAAAATAGTCCGTCTTAAAGATCTTGCTCAAGATCCCCTTTCCAGCTCTTCGGGAAGAATAGTTCCCCTATTTATCTTCCTGTCATTTATTTCGTGTAGCTACTTACTCTGTGCAAAGTACGCTTCAGGGTTCTTTTATATTTTTCTCTCGGCCCTCACCTGGCGTATTGAAGCCCTGAAAGCTGCGGGTTTTTCTACAATTCCAAGCATGAACCCCGGGATTTTTGAGTTCATACACCTTTTCAATCTCTATTACGGCAAGTACTATATTCCGTTAATTTTTGTTGTAATCAATACGGTAATCGTATGGCAGAATCGCAAACGCTTTTGTCACCACTTTGTCCGCAGGTATCCTCGCTTTTTATTCCTGTATATAGCCTCGTTCTTCCTGGAGGCGGGCTTCCTCTTAAATCCCTTTATCCCTTATCCTCCTGACAGGTTTGCAAACTTAAGTTTCATTATCTTTGCCCAGATTCCGCTTATAGGGTACTCTCTCTATATTGTTCTTCTCAGGAAGGGGTATACAACCGGCCTTGGCGTTACAATCCTGGTTCTGGGTCTTCTCTGGACTTTAGGATTTTTCAGCTGTTTCAGTTCCCCGTACGCTGGCGGAATCTCGGAAGCTGTCACACAAAATGAGGTAGAAGGAATAAAGTGGTTAACAGGATCAAAAGCCGCATATCCGTATGTTATGTATTCTGGAGAATCGGTAGGTTCTACCTTTTTAGGAAATCCTGCCGGCAGTCCTGAACAACATAGAACATTTCCTGAGGTTTCTATTACTTCCGGATCAACCCCTGCAAACCGTCCCGAGGATGTAAAGTATTTAGAGAATCCTGCCACAAACGGACCTTTCTACTTTGTAGTAACAACTTTCTCAGAGGCTCTTTACCTGGAAAAATCAGGACCCGATATTATGGGATACTTTTCAGCTTGGAACAGCTCCGAGACTCAGGACAATAAGCCCATGTGCAAAATTTATGATTCCCTTAACATAAAAATCTATGAACACACTTCTTGAGCCTGCATCTCCCGAGTTTCAATTCGGGATCACAGAAAATCGGAGATTTTGGGAGTTGCACTACAAGTGCAACATCACGAGGTTCTTTTCACTCGTTCTGCTTGCTCAAGAAGACTAATAAAAGATTTCGGTTTCCAATTATGGAATATATCAACCGATTTCAGGGACTACTTTTTTAGTTCTGCTCTGTTACTTCTTCTTTCATTGTTTGAGAGCTAACATTTTTTGCTTCTATTTTTGACCTGATACAACTGGCTGTAAAGAGGAGTATAATGCCCAACCCTATTATTTCCGGGATAAATACGCT
The Methanosarcina sp. WWM596 DNA segment above includes these coding regions:
- a CDS encoding disaggregatase related repeat-containing protein gives rise to the protein MLKKNLGILFLAICLILTTVPTTLGAQNTITVNPTSGTDAQTAINNAINSVASGATSSNPGYVLLGTGTYQISAPIILKSNVVLKGAGDSTIIYATGSVCNSEGSPAYVFGSGVSNVEVSNLQFKSAATGPSDGGHGDYRNCIKLTSSTNSKVHDILFTRYLYGDGVRISRSSGIEVYNCRMKSSGHDGVAFLSGTKDSRMYNCYVEVQTNTGVRIDNCANIEVDHNTFTGSAGSGWCCVELENTLTNVNVHHNIMHDYKGSSSSAGVGNWNAKGSINVHDNVMWNVSPYIEVGSGTNILGPSDHSVENWVAKGYGYGSIGNSLTAVTETKETEVATTNDQTIVNDNTVTETSSAVTETASEQEVEAGNVSNATGIVIDNRLREASPNTVYQDKVYIDIGGRPGVGRYRDLLLFDLSEYNDAENITNATLSLYWYYPDGRERPEDAVVEIYRPAVAWDPENVTWNSRDDGVHWTHPGGDWFDMNNISQGDAPYATITLNGSDIPDNRYYELNVTDLVKEYVNGEYENTGFLIKTRTENADYVAFYSSEVEDEKKRPMLNIEEKAVV
- a CDS encoding helix-turn-helix domain-containing protein, with translation MGYFIFPYSLFDKHIGSCRYIYNWALYLKTKTYEKTEKSIFQIDINKKPNMIEV
- a CDS encoding polysaccharide deacetylase family protein; amino-acid sequence: MNGSLSVTVDLEDWYHIPSVCSSPFSVYRNVDEFFKNWTGRYDFLSEPTKSVLDLLDEFNINATFFVVADTIEHYPGLVESIVDRGHELACHGLNHACKIDPHTKKQLMSVEEFEQRTRVAKKMLEKISGEKLIGYRAPNALVGGWMVNSLEKLGFKYDSSVSVNSFYNKTDSALNTVSSFPYYPEKNELEAGSDRNFIEFPWAYCQHGFKFPASGGPMLRFLGSSFILNGLMQSLKRGHTIFYFHPLDISCARFPSLGNKRPFYWCMKGRFVEQRIRHILGKLSEVEKICLRDYSGISCI